AAGGCTGCATACCTTGTAGCTCTCCAGGATCAGGGTTGGCCACCCGTGGTCTGACAGCATAAAACCCAATGCTGTACAAAGGTTAAGGTTGCGACTTTTCATGTGTAATTGGGATGGGGTCAAGATGATGTCATCATCCTAAACCACACACTAAAGTCAACTGACAAAAGAAAAAGTAGAGGCACTCAATCTTGGACATAAAGGACAAAATCACTTTATCTTCCACCTACTACAGTAGGTTTCATTAGTAAAGCCTTCATCAGAGCATGTTTAGCTCAGTCATTAGGCCATACCTTAAAGAGTCAATCGGCAGTTActacattgattcttgaagaatataacctaTAAatacctcatgagcttagttcaactgtcgtactgGCAGTCTGATCTTCCGAACAGCCATTCTGGGAAAGACCCATGTCAAGTTTTTCCGTCCGGAATGCTGATGAAAGTGTTTCCTCTTGGTAAACGATCTGCGCTGACGCAGCAGAAACTCCCGACAGTCTTTCATTCATTCTGTCATTCACAaaaaaaggagaggagaagagtgaaCCGGAGATGCCACTTCTGCTTTTCAGGCCTTTATATAACCTCAACCCTGGTGAAGACTGACACTACAGAATTGACCCTGAGCTAAGCTGAGCAGCCtgccagagaagagagagaattaATTAATCTATTTATTCAACTTGTATTGTACCAGTTGAATCTGAGATTTACAGTAAAGATGGTGACCTGTGGAACTCTGGTGAAGATCTGGACAGCAGCAATCGTCATAGCAATGCTGGTCTGGACAGGGACAGGTGAGGAGAAGGGAGTGTGTGTTAGGTGGTTAGAGGTGGAAGGTACATGGTTTTTGAAGTGATTGCCAGGTCAAGATGATTTGTTTCTTTGAGAATATGTAAGTACGATGCTGACGAGGGATGCTGCCAAAACGCATCCGTTTGTTCTGACATTTGCtgtaaaaaaaattattaaaGAATGTTTCAGTGAGTGTGATTGTTCCTTTATTCAAGTAGACCTATTCTGTATGCCTTTTGAATTCAGTGCGCAGCTACTTTTTGTTACTACAAACATTTGAGCTGAGCACGCCAATTTTTCTTTCAATGAAAACGATTCCCCCTCCTCAGTAGATGGAGAGAAGCTGTCGTCGTGCTGTAAGACAGTGACCAGGAGCGAAGTGACCGATCCAATCACAGGCTACTGGACTCAGGCCTATAACGCTCCCTGTGTACGGGCTGTCATGTAAGGAACAGATCTTTTAGTCTTTATTTCATTGAGGTTTATCCAGTTTAGTCTCATAtattgtcacaaagtgctttactgTATGTGGTGTCCATGTTGTGCCAAAGCCTCCAGACATGTTGTGTCAAACCCCTTCAGTTTCAGTCTTAACAAAGTTTCTCCTGCAGCTTTGAGACGAAGAAGGGTCTGATCTGTTGCCACTATAAACAACCCTGGGTACGCCGCAAGATTCAACAGTTTGAGTAAGTTAACTATCACACACGCACGCTCacacgtgcacatacacacagaaagaACAAAAGAGAATAGGAAACTGATTGTGTATTTTTTTCTCTTCTAGAATGGCCCGCAGGAGCTcaacatctccctctctcacctcctcccctACCACTACCTCCttaccttcctctcctccttcagtcaacttctctcccctctctctcacttccacCCTTAGGTctttaccctcctctcctcctctctcctcctctaccaactctctcacctccacctctaccttcttaccctcctctcctcctctctcctcctctaccaactctctcacctccacctctaccttcttaccctcctctccttctctctcctcctctaccaactctctcacctccacctctaccttcttaccctcctctcctcctctctcctcctcttccaactctctcacctccacctctaccttcttaccctcctctcctcctctctcctcctctaccaactctctcacctccacctctaccttcttaccctcctctcctcctctctcctctaccaactctctcacctccacctctaccttcttaccctcctctcctcctctctcctcctctaccaacTCTCTCACTTCCACCCTTAGGTctttaccctcctctcctcctctctcctcctctaccaactctctcacctccacctctaccttcttaccctcctctcctcctctctcctcctcttccaactctctcacctccacctctaccttcttaccctcctctcctcctctctcctcctcttccaactctctcacctccacctccacctctaccttcttaccctcttctcctccatctctctcctcctctcctctgtctgtttcctcctctcttcactcgctcttctcctctcttttccctgcttccccctcttctccctccgtaACGTCCTCTccctcctatctcctctcctctcttttccctgcctcctcctctcctccctctctcacttcctctcctaCATCTCTTTCCTCCTCCCCTCATCGGGAATCAACCGAGAATGCCTTAACTCAGCAGTCAACAGCCAACCAATAGAATCATTGCCAATGGCTGAAGTTCCACTAAAGTTCCACTAAAGTTCCACTTCTTCATATCTAAAAAAACAGACTTCCAATTTGCATATTACACTCAGATTTGATATATTTTTAGTTATTATTTAATTCAGTTGTCATCATTATTTATGAAATATCTTCAAGGCCAGTGTCTCATGTATTTATTAGTTAATTTCTTCAAGTAGTTATGATGACTTTTAGTTATTCATTATGCCAATGAGTTCTTAATGTTATTTAACACATGTATTTATTAAGTACTTATACATTTAATTGGTTTCTTTTTGATCAATCAATGttattttaagaaatgtttgtaAGAGCAATTTCCTTTTCTACTTATTTATTCAACAATAATGAGTTGTAACATCAGAAAATTGATGAAActgaaatagaaaataaaatgaTGGAACTATTATTTTGAGTTGTCAGTATGACTGTTTTGACGTTGTGGTGCAGACAGAAAAAACACTAAGCATTTGCAGCATCAACTTTTCACACCttctggtgtttgtgtgtgtgtgtgtaccctgtATTAATCCATCATTCTCCGAAACACTGCTGCAGGGGTTGGGGGTGTTGGTGGTTTGTTAaggggcaaaaaaaaaaaacagagaaggagagaggggggggcggaGGTGTGACTATAGCATTACGAATACTGACCACATcacaccataacacacacacaaacaaaaagaGCAAGGTGGGTGTTTCCACCAGTACGGTATATGTAACCCACCGTCAGAAACTAAACCCCTGACACTTCCACCGCCTTTCACAGATTCATCGCCACGGTTACCAGACCAATCAGTACGACCTCCGACCCGTCTCCGTACTTTAGTGCCTAGCTGTgattgtttgtctgtctgtctgtcagtcagtcatttattaattaattcagtcaatcagtcagtcaatatgtCCATGTTCCAGTCCAGGACCATCTCGCTGGCACTCCTGATCACCATGTGTGTgtacctctcctctgtctctgccaACTGTGAGTATTGATTCACTGATTGATTGATAAAGTGAATGATTGAAAACTACAcatatattgtttatattctagAACTATatatgaatatacagtatatgctaTATAATATATTCACACACTTTAAAATGCAGAACATGTTATAATGCGTTTACAGTTACCATTGAGTTACTGTAATTGAAAGCTTTTTGATAGACCCTCTACAACTAGGACACCTCTCAGACCCAGAGTGGTCCACGAACCACAGTTATctgtatttttaaaatatattttaactgTTTAGTTTTGCAtgtttgctggtaacgtaactgatTGCAATTtatttgtaatcagattacacgtacagtgcattgggaaagtattcagaccccttgactttttccacattttgtttaaaaaaaatcctcataaatctacacacagtaccccataatgacaaagtgaaaacaggtttttagaaatgtttgcacagttattaaaaataaaaaacagaaatactatttacataagtattcagaccctttgctatgagactcaaaattgagctcaggtgcatcctgtttccgttgatcatccttgagatgtttatacaacttgattggagtccacctgtgataaattcaattgattggacatgatctggaaaggcacacacctgtctatataaggtcccacaactgacagcgcatgtcagagcaaaaaccaaggaatgaggtcgaaggaattgtccgtagagctccgagacatgattgtgtagaggcacagatgtggggaagggtaccaaaacatgtctgcagctttgaaggtccccaagaacacagtggcctccatcattcttaaatggaagaattttggaaccaccaagactcttcctagagctggctgcccggccaaactgagcaatctggggagaaggcccttggtcagggaggtgaccaagaacccgatggtcactctgacagagctcctctgtggagataggagaaacttccagaaggacaaccatctctgcagcactccaccaattagttcaccttccaacaggacaacgaccctaagcacacagccaagacaacgcaggagtggcttcgggacaagtctcaatgtccttgagtggcccagcaagagcacggacttgaacccaagcgaacatctctggaaagacctaaaaatagctgtgcagcgacgctccccatccaacctgacaaaacttgagaggatctgcagagaagaatgggagaaactccccaaatataggtgaggctgtaatcgctgccaaaggtatttcaacaaagtaaagggtctgaatacttatgtaaatgtgatataagttttttatatttttaatacatttgcgaaCATTTCtataaaactgtttttgctttgtcatgatggggtattgtatgtagattgaacattttaatacattttagaataaggctgtaacgtaacaaaatatggaaaaagtcaaggggtctgaatgcactgtaactgattacatgtaattaGTTCCTCCCCAACCCTgtgcacgcacaaacacagacacagacaaagagatagacacagacacagagatagacaccgacacagagatagacacagacacagagatagacacagacacagagatagacacagacacagagatagacacagacacaggttGGTTGATTTCCACATTGTTATTCTTTGCTGAGCCATCTGATACCTCTGAGGTGGGACAGGCTTCATGTCTTAATAGTTTCCTGTCAGACTCTCACAAAAAAAAATTTATGGTTACTTTAGAGATCTCACAATCTTTTGTTTCAGTTTTTTTTTCGCTCTCTCACTTCCCTCAGATCGTCGGCCCAGTAAGGTGACCACAAACTGCTGCACAAGTGTGTCTGACACTGCTATAAAATTTGACCTGCAAGGATACCGCATCCAAAACTCCATGCCACCCTGTGTTAACGCCGTCATGTAAGTCTcaaacacccacccacacccacacccacacccacatacagtagtagtaataAACTCTGTGTCCTGTTTCAGCTTCTATACAGTGAAAGGTGAGAAGATCTGCTCTGATCCCAAATCACCCTGGGTCGACAAGAGAAAGAAAGGtaaagaggacacacacacacacacacacacacacacacacacacacacacacacacacacacacacacacacacacacacacacacacacacacacacacacacacacacacacacacacacacacacacgcagtctaatctctatgtctctctctaggtTTAAAAGTGATGAAAAAGTGAAGAAGCCATGCTTGACCATGTCTGGAGCCTTCTGTACTGTACATCTGCCTCCCCCTACAAGCCACCCCTACAAGCCTCCCCCTACAAGCCCCTCAACCATCATAGAATAGTTTTcaacatgttttatttttctgTTATATTTTGATTATTGTATCTGGTCGTTAGCACCTACACTTTGTTCTGTGGAAATGGattgaataatatatatattttcaaatataTTTCCTTAAAATACTTGTTATGACAGTCAGTCTGTTATTTTGACATATTTTCTGTTAGTTTGAAGATAGTTAGTCTATTGTTGTGTTTATGTTTATCTAAAACCACTGTAAAGCATGCAGGGTGTGCTGTCCTGAAGTGATACAGTGTACAGTTTGTCTATGGGTTACGAAAGCAGTGCTGAGAGGAGAAGTCTAACCTCATAGCACCATCTAGTGGACAACTGGGACCACACAGTGTGACTGAGTAGGACCACATAGTGTGATTGAGTAGGACCACACAGTGTGACTGAGTAGGACCACATAGTGTGATTGAGTAGGACCACACAGCGTGACTGAGTAGGACCACACAGCGTGACTGAGCAGGACCACACAGCGTGACTGAGCAGGACCACACAGCGTGACTGAGCAGGACCACACAGCGTGACTGAGCAGGACCACACAGTGTGACTGAGTAGGACCACAGTGTGACTGAGTAGGACCACACAGTGTGACTGAGTAGGACCACAGTGTGACTGAGTAGGACCACATAGTGTGATTGAGTAGGACCACACAGCGTGACTGAGTAGGACCACACAGCGTGACTGAGCAGGACCACACAGCGTGACTGAGCAGGACCACACAGCGTGACTGAGCAGGACCACACAGCGTGACTGAGCAGGACCACACAGTGTGACTGAGTAGGACCACAGTGTGACTGAGTAGGACCACACAGTGTGACTGAGTAGGACCACAGTGTGACTGAGTAGGACCACACAGCGTGACTGAGTAGGACCACACAGTGTGACTGAGTAGGACCACACAGCGTGACTGAGCAGGACCACACAGCGTGACTGAGCAGGACCACACAGCGTGAATGAGTAGGACCACACAGTGTGATTGAGTAGGACCACACAGCGTGACTGAGTAGGACCACACAGTGTGACTGAGTAGGACCACAGTGTGACTGAGTAGGACCACACAGCGTGACTGAGTAGGACCACACAGCGTGACTGAGCAGGACCACACAGCGTGACTGAGCAGGACCACACAGCGTGAATGAGCAGGACCACACAGCGTGAATGAGTAGGACCACACAGTGTGACTGAGTAGGACCACACAGTGTGACTGAGTAGGACCACACAGTGTGACTGAGTAGGACCACAGTGTGACTGAGTAGGACCACACAGTGTGACTGAGTAGGACCACACAGTGTGACTGAGTAGGACCACACAGTGTGACTGAGTAGAACCACACAGTGTGACTGAGTAGGACCACACAGTGTGACTGAGTAGGACCACACAGTGTGACTGAGTAGAACCACACAGTGTGACTGAGTAGGACCACAGATGCAGTGCTCAGGAGTGGGTGAAAATGTACAATGAGTGGGGGTATGCTGTGTGTCACCTTTAtacatgcacgtgcacacacacatgcatgcacagagTGACCTGGCTGTAGAGAGAGCAGCGTGGGCCTGCAGATAGTAAGTGTTTTATTTACGTAATGGCTGATCCTCTATGTATTATTAAAGCTCTAAAAAGACACTCAGCCcattcagagagagacagatgaggaaAGGTAGGGAGAAAAATGAAGAGAGCATATGTAATAAAGAGAGGGGAATACAATGGAGAGGGGgcaaagaggagagggggtagagagagagaggaagagagggatgagtggaGACAAAGAGGGTGGTCAAGCAGTCTAATGTGTAAATAGGAGTGTGATGACCcagagtgcagtgtgtgtgtgtgtgtgtgtgtgtgtgtgtgtgtgtgtgtgtgtgtgtgtgtgtgtgtgtgtgtgtgtgtgtgtgtgtgtgtgtgtgtgtgtgagccaatAATAGTTGTTTTTGCCTTCTCAACCCCTTAGCTCTTTAATGAAGCAGTGAAGCTATCAGACATAACCTCTATTatctggatagagagagagagatggagagggagagagggatggagagagagagaggcatgagtGGAGGACAGGAGTGGCAGATGGTTCTTCTTGTTGAGGTTAATTAGTCAGAGGAGTGGGCAGAAATGgctggggagatggagggatcgatggagagagggatggagagaggagagggatggaaagaggaaatggagagaggagatggagaaagggatgagtggaggacaggAGTGGCAGATAGTTCTTCTAGTGGAGGTTAATTAAAACTCTGAAGGCAGGTATGAAGGAATAAGAAAGAAAATGAGAAGAAGTGAGGAGAGTTAATCACAGGGCAAGGGGCAGCTATACAGTGTGACAGTTTAGGACAGAGAGCTACAGAGAACAGATGGTTGGGTCTCCAAAGCAGACCCTAGCAGCTTAGAACTgacacatgtatgtgtgtgtgtgtgtgtgtgtgtgtgtgtgtgtgtgtgtgtgtgtgtgtgtgtgtgtgtgtgtgtgtgtgtgtgtgtgtgtgtgtgtgtgtgtgtgtgtgtgtgtgtgtgtgtgcaataccTGGAATGCCAAACCCATTCCAGTGGAAAACAGAAATGCTTCAGGCTTCTGTCTCATAAACATAGGATATATGATGTTCTATAGAGACCCTTAGGTAGCttctgaagacacacacacacactcacacacacacccacacacacccacacccacacccacacccacacacacacacacacacacatacacacacacacacacacactgtggcagCATGGACAGCTCCTCAAGAGACCCACAGTATGGAATGAAACATCCAGCCTCTCTTGGCACTGTGGTAAAAGTTAATCCGTTTATCAAACAAGCAAATATCTTGAAATATCTCTATCTCTGTTACAAATGTTCCTCTTTTCAGTTTCACCTCAACTTGTATTGTTTGATTGACTGGTTGATTGAACCCAGATCTACTTTCGGGGTCAAAGAAAGAGTCCGGGGTTACACAGCTGGTACTACTGTCATGTCACAGTGAGGTGGTCTCGGTCTGCAGGATGGATTGGGCTCTGGAGTTACGCTGGAAGTGGGTGGAGTTATCAGTCCCGTTATGGCTGATTGACCCCCTGTGTAGACGGTAGTCCCTCCACATGTAGCGCTTCAACGACACACTCCTCCACTTCAACTTCAGCTCCCCCTGGACCTGCGCacgcacgcccacacacacacacacacacacacaaaaacttaGAGAGTATGGTTACAGAGAACATTTTGAGGTTAAATGTAATATTACATTGAGCTGACTGACCTCGGTGTTGAGGAAGCAGTAGAGGATGGCTACCATCAGGCCCTAGAGGACACACAGCATACGGCAACATCAACAGCttctatacacactatacatgtCATAAACTTATTACAACACCATGTGGAACATATATATATGCATATACAGAAAGATCCTAGACCTGGGTTAACCTggatagggttagagttaggggggTTAAAGGTTAAAGATAAGGGGTTAAGGTATACCTGGAAGGACCCCAGTACCAGGTCAAACAGAATCTTGTACTCCTCCATCCCATCGCTCTCTGTCTCCACCAGGTAGACAAACACCATGTAGTTGACTCCAAAGAGAGGGATCAACAGCAGGGTGGACTTAGCCAGACGCCTGCAACACAcaggtgtgtgtgacagtgtatatatatatatatatatatatatatatatatatatatatatatatatatatatatattggccagtttattaggtacaccacccagtTCACATttaggctgttctggaggcaaaggggtgtACCTAACAATCTGGCCGGTGAGTGTATGTTGTGGTAGTGCTCAGATTGTTTCTGGAGTGCAGAATTCACTTTGTTTTCTAAGTTTAAATAAgcttaaataaaacatttgatcagTTGTTCATACCTGTATTGTGATTGGTTGTTGAGAGAGTACCTGTATTGTGATTGGTCGTTCCCGCCCATGTCAGAGCAGCGTAGTTTCTGGACTAGAATACGGATGATACTGATAAAAAGAACAAAGTTGATCTGACAGAGGATGACAAGAAACGAGACAACAGACCTCCATTAGAATAAGCATTACATGAGTCCCTGTTATTGGCTCTAATGGAGACAGCAGAACATTTCTGTTTCTCCTAGTTTGTTCAGTGACTCAAAGGGCTTGCTGATACTGGGACGACATGACGGCTCTACTGATACTCACTATCACAGACGCCATTATGGGGCAGTTGATCACCCTCCAAGGGGTGGGGATGTCATTCCTCTCCcagcacctacacacacacacacacacacacacacacacacacacacacacacacacacacacacacacacacacacacacacacacacacacacacacacacacacacacacacacacaaacacaaacacacatacacacattgatAAGTCCCCTGTTGACTAGTGAGAAGGTCAGGCTCATGTTGATGATGTCAGAGCAGACTCACCCGGTGTCTTCCAGATAGATCCTACAGAAGACCCAGACCACAAGAAATACTGAGGGTAACCctgggtgacacacacacagagagagaggagagagagagagagagagataaaaacacacccagagagagggggtaggtggGAAAGAGGTAGGAAGCGAGAGgatcagtgggagagagagagaggggggagagagagagagagagagagagagagagagagagagagagagagggagagagagagagagagagagagagagagagagagagagagagagagagagagagagagagagaggaaaccagACTTCTTTGAGACTTCCACTAAATAGCAGCCTATAAACTAAACACCATAGACACACTCTATAATACTCAACCATAACCTGCTAAACACAGGGAACATTAACACAATGGATGGTTTCTGTCAGGGGCTGAAGGATGAAGTACTAACAACTAGTCCAGGAAGAGACTTTGGACAAacagagagcagcgagagagagaggacattacAACAGTGTTTAGACTATTTCATTTATTATACTGGGATAAAACCCTCTGGCTCATGGCCATGgttacagagtgtgtgtgtgttcttacccCAGCCGATGGCGAGGTAGACAGCGAGGTGTGTGTATGCGTAGGTGACGAGGA
This Salvelinus namaycush isolate Seneca chromosome 33, SaNama_1.0, whole genome shotgun sequence DNA region includes the following protein-coding sequences:
- the LOC120028138 gene encoding NADPH oxidase activator-like, with product MVTCGTLVKIWTAAIVIAMLVWTGTVDGEKLSSCCKTVTRSEVTDPITGYWTQAYNAPCVRAVIFETKKGLICCHYKQPWVRRKIQQFEMARRSSTSPSLTSSPTTTSLPSSPPSVNFSPLSLTSTLRSLPSSPPSVTSSPSYLLSSLFPASSSPPSLTSSPTSLSSSPHRESTENALTQQSTANQ